GACGCGTGGCGGGCCGAGGCCGCGCACCGTGAGGCCCGCGCCGCCCTGACGGCCTGACGGTTCGGCCGCGCGCCGATCGGGCGCGGACGTGGCGCCGGGCCGGCCCGCGCGGGCCGGATGTCGCGGTCGGATCGGCGACCGTGTACGGTCAACGGCCGTCGAACGATCGACACGGGAGCGCGCGGCGATGGTCACGAACGTCCTGCCCCCGCTCGACCCGGCCGCGCTCCCGGCCGGGATCCGCGCCCGCTTCGTCGAGGGCGTCAACGGCCTGCGCATGCACGTGCTCGAGGCGGGCGAGGCCGATCCCGGCCGCCCCCTCGTCCTGCTGGTGCACGGCTTCCCCGAGATCGCCTTTTCCTGGCGGAAGGTCATGCCGGCCCTGGCCGCGGCGGGCTGCCACGTCGTCGCCCCCGACCTCCGGGGCTACGGCCGCACCGCGGACGCGCCGGTCACCTTCGCGGACGACCTCGCGCCCTACCGCCTGCACAACCATCTCCTCGACCTGCTGTGCCTGACGAGCGCCCTGAAGCGCGACAGGGTCGCGGCGCTCGTCGGGCACGATTACGGGTCCTGGGTCTGCGGCTACTGCGCTCTGGCGCGGCCCGATCTCTTCGGCCTGGTCGCCCTCATGAGCGCGCCCTTCGCCGGGGCGCCGGGGCTCGACGCCCTGGCCCGCGGCCTCCGGACCCCGGCCGACGACCCGATCCACGCGGCGCTGGCCGCCCTGCCGCGGCCGCGCACGCACTACCACCTCTACTACGCGTCGCGCCGCGCCGCCGCCGACATGGAGCGCAGTCCGCAGGGTCTCGCCGCGTTCCTGCGCGCCTATTTCCACCACAAGAGCGCGGACTGGCCGGACAACCGGCCCCGCGCGCTCGCCGGCTGGACGGCCGAGGCCCTCGCCGAGATGCCGACCTACTACGTGATGGATCAGGGCCGGACGATGCCCGCGACCGTGGCGCCGGAGATGCCGCCGCGGGGCGGCGCGGACTGCGCCTGGCTGACGGACGCGGAGCTCGCCGTCTACGCCGCCGAGTACGCGCGTTCCGGCTTCCAGGGCGCGCTTCAGGGCTACCGGTGCCGCATGGATGGCAGCATCGACCGCGACCTCGCGCGGTTCGCCGGCCGGCGGATCGAGGTCCCCCTCCTGTTCGTGTCCGGGGCGAGCGACTGGGGGCCGTTCCAAGTGCCGGGGGCGCTGGAGCGCATGGAGGAGGCCGCCGGCGCGGGCCTGCTCGGCTGCCACTTCGTGGCGGGGGCGGGGCACTGGGTGCAGCAGGAGCAGCCCCGGGCCGTCGTGGACCTCCTGCTCGACGCGCTCGGTCGTGGCGGGGCCGGATCCCGCACCGGCGCGTAGGCGCGGCGCCGGGACGGCGTCGCGCGGGCCTCGCCGCGGGATCGTCCCGACGCGGCGCACCGCGTCCTCGGCTATCGGGGCGCCGACCGCCCGGCTATGTCTCCCGCAAACCGACCGGAGAACCGGTCGGACCGGGCGCCGTGCGCCCGTTCCGGAACCTCGAGGGAGGGCGTTGGATGGATTTGGAAGCGCGCGCCATCCGGCGGGTCAGCAGGCGGCTCCTGCCCCTCCTGATCACCTGCTACTTCATCTCCTATCTCGACCGGGTCAATGTCGGCTTCGCCGCGCTGACCATGAACCGGGACCTCGGCATCTCCGCCACGGCCTACGGGCTCGGGGCCGGCATCTTCTTCCTGACCTACTTCGTCTTCGAGGTGCCCTCGAACCTGTTCCTGGAGCGGGTCGGGGCGCGGGTGTGGATCGCCCGCATCATGCTGACCTGGGGGCTCCTGTCGGGCGCGATGGCCTTCATCGTCGGCGAGAAGAGCTTCTACGCCGTGCGCCTGTTGCTGGGCGCCGCCGAGGCCGGGTTCTTCCCCGGCATCATCTTCTACCTCACGCTGTGGTTCCCCGCGCGATACCGCGGGCGGATCATCAGCACCTTCATGGCCGCGATCCCGCTCTCGAGCGTCATCGGCTCGCCGGTCTCGGGGGCGCTGCTGGGCCTCGACGGGGTCTGGGGCTTCAGGGGGTGGCAGTGGCTCTACGTCCTCGAGGCCCTGCCCGCCGTCATCTTCGCCGGCGTCGTCCTGGCCTTCCTGACCGACCGGCCGGCGCAGGCGGCCTGGCTGCCCGAGGACGAGCGCGCCTGGCTCACCGAGCGCCTCGCGCAGGAGCGGCGGGCGCGCGAATCCGCCCGCCGCTACAGCGTCACGGAAGCGCTCCTCGACCGGCGCGTGCTCGCCGTCGCCTTCGTCTATTTCGGCAACGTGGCGCTGCTCTACGGGCTCAGCTTCTTCCTGCCGCAGATCGTGAAGGGCTTCGACCTCACGAACTTCCAGACGGGTCTGGTCAGCCTCATCCCCTTCGCGATCGGGATCGTCGGCATGCTCGTCCTCGGACGCTCCTCGGACCGCAGGGGCGAGCGCAAGGGGCACGCGGCCTTCGCGCTCCTGCTCGCGGCCGGCGGCACGGCCGCGGCGGCGCTGGTCTCCGATCCCTACGCCAAGATGGCCCTGTTCAGCGTCTCGGCCTTCGGCATCTTCGGCGGCCTCCCGGTGATCTGGACGCTGCCCACCGCCTACCTGTCCGGCGCCGCGGCGGCCGGCGGGATCGCCATCATCAACGCCCTCGGCAACCTCTCCGGCTTCGCCGCCCCCTACGCGGTCGGCGCGATCAAGGATGCCACCGGCACCTTCACGGGCGGCCTCCTCCTCATCGCGGCGGCCGGCCTCGCCGCCATGGTGACGGTCCTCTGCCTCTCCCACGACCGGGACCTGGAGCAGGCCGCGGCGCGCGGTGCGCAGGCGGCGGAGTAGACGCGGCGGAGTAGACGCGGCGGAGTAGACGCGGCGGAGCAGACGCGACCGGGGGCAAGATACCGCGCCGCCGCCCGGCCGCGCCCGGGTGGCGGGCGGCGGCCGTTCGACCTATGGCAGCCTCGGAATGTCGTCCCGGCGGAGGCGGTGTTGCGGGGCCGCGCGACCCCGGACACACGCCGTCGCCGGCGACGCGCCGGTTCGAACCCATCGGAGCAGCCCATGAACGCACCCGCTCCCGCCCCCCGCGCCCGCCCGGACGCGGCGACGATCGCGGGTCTCACCGAGGCCTTGCGGGCCGTGCTCGGGGACCGGGTGACGGCGAGCCGGGCCGTGCGCGAGCAGCACGCCAATCAGCTCACCTGGGCGCCGTGCGAGCCGCCGGACCTCGTGGTCTTCCCGCACTCCACCGCGGAGGTGCAGGCCGTCGTGCGCGCCTGCGCGGAGCGCGACGTGCCGATCGTGCCCTACGGCGTCGGCACCTCCCTCGAGGGCCACGTCAACGCGCCGTTCGGCGGCGTCTCGATCGACACGGGCGCGATGAATCGCGTCCGCGCGGTCAATGCCGACGACCTCGACTGCACGGTCGAGGCCGGCGTCACCCGCAGGGCGCTGAACGAGTACCTGCGCGATACCGGCCTGTTCTTCCCCATCGATCCCGGGGCGGACGCCACGATCGGCGGGATGGCGGCGACGCGGGCGTCGGGCACCAACGCCGTGCGCTACGGGACGATGAAGGACGCGGTGCTCGCGCTCACCGCGGTGATGCCGAACGGCGACATCGTCACGACCGCCCGGCGGGCGCGCAAGTCGTCGGCCGGCTACGATCTCACCCGGCTCCTCATCGGCTCGGAGGGCACCCTCGGGATCATCACCGAGGTCACGCTGCGCCTGCACGGCATCCCCGAGGCGATCTCGGCGGGCATCTGCCCGTTCCCCTCGATCCAGGCGGCCTGCGATGCCACGATCCTGACGATCCAATCCGGCATCCCGGTCGCGCGCATCGAGCTGCTCGACGAGGTGCAGGTCGCGGCCTGCAACCGCTACTCGAAGCTCACCCTGCCGGAGACCCCGCTGCTCCTGGTCGAGTTCCACGGCACGGACGCGGGCGCGCGCGAGCAGGCCGAGCGGTTCGGCGAGATCGCCGCCGAGCTCGGCGGCGGCCCGTTCGACTGGGCGACCGGGGCCGACGAGCGCGCGCGCCTCTGGCAGGCGCGCCACGACGTGTACTGGGCCGCGGTCGCGCTGCGGCCCGGTCCCACGATCAAGAACATGTCGACCGACGTCTGCGTGCCGATCTCGCGGCTCGCGGAATGCGTGGAGGCGACGAAGCGCGACATCGCCGCGACCGGGCTCACGGCGCCGATCGCCGGCCATGTCGGCGACGGCAACTTCCACACCCTGCCGCTCGTCGATGCCGACAGTCCCGAGGAGATGTCCGCGGTGGCCGGCTTCCTCGACCGGCTCGTCGCCCGCGCGTTGGACCTGGGCGGCACCTGCACGGGCGAGCACGGGATCGGCCAGAAGAAGATGCGCTTCATGGAGAGCGAGCACGGGCCGGAGGCGCTCGGCCTCATGCGGACCCTCAAGCGCGCCATCGATCCCCGGAACCTCATGAATCCCGGCAAGCTGATCCCCTGACGCGGACGCGCTCCGCGACCCGCCGGCCCCGGAGACCCCCCCCTTCGCGGGCCTCGCGTCGCTCGATCGCGTCAGGCTCGACGCGGGGGCGCTCGGAGCTCGGACCGCCGAGCTCGGCACGACCCTGGCCGTGCCCGCGCGACCGCGCTGCGGCGGAGGCGGATCCGGCAGGACCGATGAGCCTGGACGAGTGCCGGGCGTTGCCGGAGCGTGGCGAGACCTGACCGCGCGGGTCGCCACATCGTTCTCGTCCGCTTCTCGCCCGCCGTCGCCGATGACGACCCGGGCGCCGTGATACCCGCGATCGAGACGCTGCGATCCACTGATCCTGGCGTATGCGGGCGGAAAGAACGTGAGCCCGGAGGGGCGTTCGGCCGGGTTCATCCACGCCTTCGTCATGGACTTCGCGGGTCCGACCGAGCGAGACGCCTACCTGAGCCACCCGGACTACGTGGCCGCGGCCACAAAGCTTGTCCGGGCGGCGGACGGTGAGGACGGCATCCTCGTCGTCGATTTCGCCATCCCTTGAAGGCGATCTCTCGCAAGGCCACGCCCGCCGGATCGTCGGCCGGCGCCGGCGGCCCGTCCGACCCGCGTGGCTGGTCGGCTCGGACGCACTAACCCGCGCCTATCCACAGCGATGGCCGCGCGCGGAGACGCAGATCGGGCTCGAACGGCGTCGGTGGAGCTTCGCCCTGGAGACAGTGCGGGGCGGATTTCCGCCCGCCCGCGGCCCTCGCCTTCGCTCCGTCCCCGGCTCTTCCGGTCCAGGCTGATCCCCTCGACCGGCGCGGTTCAGGACTTGCCCGCCAGGTCGACCGCGCCGTCAAATTCCGCGATCTGGCCGACACCGCACGGAGAATCTCCGGCTCTGCCGGCACCTCCGAGACGGGTGTCCGCGACACCCGGAGCCGGTCGCGCGACGGGCCCGCACGCGCGGCGACGACTTATAATCCCGCTCCCTCGGCCGAAACGCATGAATTATTCTGCTTGCCATGAGATCCTGGCACACAGAATAATGCATGCCGCAGAGCCAATATCGGAGCCCGACATAAGGTTCCGGCGAGGCCAGCGATGCGCCGACGTGCACGCCAATCCTATAGCACGTCGCCGAATGTCAGCGCAGGGACGAGGGAGGAAGCTCATGGCCATGCCAAATGCCACGCCGGCTACGGCAGTACCCAGTACCAATCGATGGCTGCAGATCGTGCTCGGCGTGATCTGCATGGTTGCAGCGGCGAACATCCAGTATGCCTGGACGCTGTTCGTTCCCGAGATCCAGAAGACTTTCGGTTGGGACCGCGCCGCGATCCAGGTCGCCTTCACGATCTTCGTCGTCGTCCAGACCTGGCTGACCCCGATCGAGGGTTACTTCATCGACAAGTACGGTCCTAGCCGCGTCGTGATGTTCGGCGGTCTGATGACGGGCCTGGCCTGGGTCATCAACTCCTACGCCACCAGCTTGAGCGGCTTCTACCTCGGCTCGGTGGCCGGCGGCATCGGCGTCGGTTGCGTCTACGCCACCTGCGTCAACAACGCGCTCAAGTGGTTCCCGGACAAGCGCGGCCTGGCGGTCGGCCTCACCGCGGGCGGCTACGGCGCCGGCTCGGCGCTGACCATCCTTCCGATCGCCAAGATGATCGACAGCGGCAACTACGCCCAGGCCTTCTTCGTCTTCGGCCTGATCCAGGGCGCCATCATCATCGCCGCCGCCGTCGCCATGCGCGCCCCGCGCAAGGATCAGGTGCCGTTCTCCACCAAGGTCCTGCAGTCGCGGCGCGACTACACGCTGGGCGAGGCGCTGCGCACCCCCGTGTTCTACGTGATGCTGCTGATGTTCACCTGCACGGTGACGGGCGGCCTGATGGCCGTGGCCCAGCTCGGCGTGATCGCGCAGGATCTCGGGGTGAAGAACTTCCAGGTCAACCTGTACTTCTTCGCCATGGCGGCACTGCCCTTCGCGCTGATGCTCGACCGGATCATGAACGGCATCTCGCGCCCCCTCTTCGGCTTCGTCTCGGACCGGATCGGGCGCGAGAAGACGATGTTCATCGCGTTCGCGATGGAAGGCATCGGCATCGTGGCGCTGGGGTACTTCGGCTCCAACCCGTGGGCCTTCGTGATCCTGTCCGGTGTGGTGTTCCTGGCCTGGGGCGAGGTCTACTCGCTGTTCAGTGCCACCGCCGCCGACACCTTCGGCTCGAAGCACATCGGCAAGATCTACGGCGTGCTCTACTGCGCCAAGGGCTTCGCCGCGCTGTTCGTGCCGGTGGGCAACCTGATCATGCAGGCGACCGGTACGTGGGCGACGGTCCTGTACACGGTGGCGACCATGGACCTGATCGCCGCCGTCCTGGCGATCGCGGTGCTGCGGCCGATGCTCAAGCAGCACCACGCGGCCAACAACGACGCGGCGGCCCCGGCTCTGAAGCTGGCGCACGCCTGAGCGACGGGCTCGGCCGCTCCGCGGCCGAGCCAGACCCGCGATGCCCCGGCTCCGGACACCCGGAGCCGGGGGAGAGGCGGTCGAGCGGGTTGCGCGCTGCCAGCACGCGTCGCGTCGTCTCTCCGAAACGCTCGGTGGCCGCGAGCCATCCCGGAACTTCGAACGGATACCGACGATCGGGTGAGGCACGGCTTCCTGGCGCATCGCTCGCATCCGACGTCTCGGCCGCGCTCCGGCGTCTTCCCAAGATCTGAGGCCAGAATCACCTCTCGCGTTTTCGGAGCTCGACTGTGCTGCAGCCTCCCGAGACCTCCCTGGGTCTAGCCTCGATCGGACAGACTGTGAGCCTGCGTGAGCAGGCCTACGACAGCATCAAGCAATCGATCCTGGCGATGGATCTCTACGACGGCTCGGCGCAGATCCGGCTGCACGAACACCAGATCGCGCAGGATCTCGGCATCAGCCGCACGCCAGTCCGGGAAGCCCTGACGCTCCTGGAGCGGGAGGGCTTCGTGAGCACGGTGCCGCGCCGTGGCCTCTTCGTGACGCGCAAGACCAAGCGCGAGATCGTCGAGATGATCACCGTCTGGGCCGCGCTCGAGGGCATGGCGGCCCATGCCGCCGCGCGGCACGCCGCGGATCCCGATCTCCGCGCGCTCGGCAGGGCGTTCGAAGATTTCGAGATCTCGACTCTGCCCGATCACCTGAGAGCCTACGACGAGGCCAACCTCGACTTTCATCGGACGATCATCCGTCTCGGCGGCTGCGGATTGATGGTCGAGATCACGACCAACCTGTTCATCCACATGCGGGCGCTCCGGTCGGCGTTCCTCCATCGGGCCGGGAGGCTCGAAGATTCGATGCGCGAGCATGCCGCCATCATCGCCGCCCTGCAGGCCCGCGACGCGGATCGGGCCGCGGTCCTCGTCCGCGATCACGCGCTCGGGCTGATCGCGCACGTCGAGGCGCACTGGGTTTGGCCAGAGGGGTAAGAGCCACCGCTGACGGAGGACCGACCTATGCTACCGTCCGTTCAGATGACCGATCTGCTCGGCCTCGGCTTCCTGATCCTCGGGCTCGTCGGAGCCGGGATTGCCAGCGCGAGCCGGTCGGCGCGCTTCGCGGAGGAGCCGCGTGAGGACCTCGCGGGCGGAGCGCTGCTCGTGGCGATCCTCGGCCTCGTCTTCGTGCTCGCCGAATGAGCGGGCGCAGCGCGGCCAGGGTCGGCCTCTGCGCGTTCGTCACCGCGGCCCGCGCCGCCGTGAGGTCTGAGCCGCGGTCGCGAGCCGCGCCCGCGTGCAGCGGGACCGGGCGGGCCTGATCGCGCCGGCTCGGCTGCCGGCGATGACCTGCGGCGCGTCGCGAGTGACGGATCAGGTCCATACGCGACGGGAGGCGCCCGAACAGTCGCGGAATCGGACACGCGGCCTTCACCGGAAGCCCGCTCCGCGGTGGCGCGGTTCTCGTTCGGCGGACCGCGCGCGGCGGAAGGCGAGGCCCGCCAACGCCCTGCTCCCGACGCATGCCGCAGATTTGCAACAGGCGCCGGAAACAGCCGTCAGCGCTAGAATTATTCCAGTCTAAAGCCCTGCTGCCCGACCATTCATTTCTCGCATCTAGACAACCGCTTGACCGAACTGAGCAGCCGCAGTTTAGAGGCCCTACAAAGATCTGATCCGCTTGCACCCGCCAGGGCCATATTATTTTAATCCGCCGGACGCCGCACGCGACTGTGCACGGGCGAGAACATCTGAGGATTGGAGTAATGGCGGCGGTATCGGTGGATGCCCTGCATCGCAGTGAGAACCTGAACCTTCAGCGGTTCCTGCTCCGCAAGCTCGGCAATCCCGCGGATGCCGCCGATGCCGCGCAGGAGACGTATCTCCGTCTCGTCAAGGCGCTCACCACCACCGACCTGGAGCAGCCGCGCCTGTTCCTGTTCCACCTCGCCCGCAACGTCGCCGCCAATCTCGGCAAGCGCCGCCGGTTCGAGGCCGGCCTGTTCCGGTCCATGACCGATCTCGAGCTGTCCAGCGTCGTGGACGGCCGCGCGCAGACCGAGACGCAGGTGATCGCCCGCGAGCAGCTGCGTCTCGTCGCGGCGGCGATCGACGGGCTGCCGCCGCGCTGCCGGGAGACGTTCCTGCTCAGCACCGTCGAGGGCCTCTCGAACGGGGCGGTCGCCGCCCGTCTCGGCGTCAGCCGCAACATGGTCGAGAAGCACCTCATCAAGGCGCTGCTGCACATCCGCCGCGCGTGCCACGAATTTTTCTGATCCGGCACGTCAGGAGTTCGCGGCCTCGATGGTCTTCATAGGGCGGACGGGCGGAGCGGGCGGCGGGTCGACATGGCGGAGGAGGGGTGGCCCGCGGGCGACGACGAGGCCGCGGACGACCCGATCTACGCGCAGGCCACGTTCTGGGTGGTTCGCCTGTCCTCTCCCGACGCGACCGACGCCGACCGGGCGGCCTTCGAGGCCTGGCGCGCCGCCGACCCGGCCCATGCCGAGGCCTACGCGGAGATGGAGGCGTGGCGGCGCGTCGCCGGGTCCGTGCCCGGCACGCGCCGGCGGAAGCGGCGGCCGCCGACGCGCCTCGTCGGTCTCGCGGCGGCGCTGGGCCTGTCGGGATTCGTCGCCTACGAGAGCGGGCTCCTCGACCGCGTCCGCGCCGATGTCTGGACCGGGATCGGGGACATCGAGACGACGCGGCTCCCCGACGGCAGCCGCGCCGCCCTCAACACCGACACGGCGCTGGCCCTGCACTTCACGGCCGCCGAGCGCGACGTCCACCTGCTGCGCGGGGAGGCGGTGTTCGATGTCGTGCCCGACAGCGGCCGGCCCTTCGTGGTCCACGGCGGCGGTCTGCGGGTGCGCGCGGTGGGGACGCGCTTCTTCGTCCGGGCCGGCGGGGACGCCGAACCGGTCGGCGTGGCGGAGGGGCGCGTGGACGCGTCGACATCCGCCGGCGCCGTGACCATCGGGGCCGGCGAGGTGGCCCTGCGGAGCGCCGACGGCCGCCTGATGGTCGAGCGCGGCGATGTCGGGCGCGCCACGGCGTGGCGGGACGGCAAGCTCGTCGTCACGGGGCAGCCCCTCGCCGCGGTCGTGGCCGACCTGAACCGCTATCGGCGCGGGCGCATCGTCCTGCTCGGTTCGGGGCTCGGCGCGCAGCGCTTCAGCGGGACGCTCGACATCCGCGACACCGACGCAGCGCTCGACGTGCTGGCCGCGACGATGGGCCTGCGCGTCACGCGCCTGACCCCGTACCTCGTCCTCGTCAGGCCGCCGGCCTGACGGGGCGAAAAAAACCCGCGCGGGGAGGTCAGGAGTCTCGCGGCTCGATTGTCGTTCGTCCGTGAGGGCCGCAGAGCGCGCGCCAAGCGCGCCGCCCTCCGCGGAACGGGGGCATGGATGGCGGTGTGGGATCTCGGCGGCGCGCTGGGCGGTGCGCTGGGCGGCACGTGGCGCGGGGCGGTTCTGGCGAGCGCGTCCCTGATCGCGATCGGGCAGGCGTCGGCCGCCCAGGAACGGTCGATCACCCCGACCTTCGTGCGGGCCGGCGAACGGCTCAACATCGTGCCCGTCGCGACCGGGGACGCCGCGCCGCCGCGCGCGCTCTCGGCGCGGCGCGTCCGGCTCTCGATCGCGCCCGGTCCCCTCGAGCCGGCCCTGGCGAGCCTCATCGCGCAGACGGGCCTGTCGCTGGCCTACCGGACGGCGCTGACCGAGAACCTCGCGACGCGGGGCGTCGAGGGGGACGTCCTGCCCCTGGAGGCGCTGACGCGGCTGCTCGACGGGACGGGGCTGACCTACCGCGCGGCGAAGCACGCGACGATCACCCTCGTGAACCCGCGCTACGCCCAGGCGTCCCTGCCGCCGGGGGATTCGAACGCGCCGACGCCGGTCGGGGCGGCCGCCGCGTCCGTCACCCTCGACGAGCTCTCGGTCGAGGCCCAGCAGCCGACATTCGGGACGACGGGCTTCGTCGCGACCCGGTCCACCGCGAGCTCGAAGGGCAACGATTCCATCCTGGAGACGCCCGCCACCGTCAGCGTCATCACCCGCGACGAGCTGAATGTCCGGGGCGTGCAGGACGTCAACCTCGCGGTCGCCTACACGCCCAACGTCCAGGCCGTCGACTATCCCGGCGGGCAGGGCGGGCCGACCTTCACGCTGCGCGGCTTCAACGCCAACAACTTCGACAGCGTCTACGAGGACGGCCTGCGCTACGGCTTCAACTCGTTCGACCAGAACATCGAGCCCTACGCCTACGAGCGGATCGACGTCGTGAAGGGGCCGATCTCGGTGCTCTACGGCCAGGGCCAGCCGGGCGGCATCATCAACCTCGTCTCGAAGCGCCCGACCTTCGTCCCGTTCAACGAGGTGTTCATCCAGGGCGGCAATTACGGGCGCGTCCAGGCCGGCTTCGACCTGTCCGGCCCGGTCGAGGGGGCGCCGCAATTCGCCTATCGCGTGACCGGTCTCGTCCGCAGCGCCGACAGCCAGGTCAGGTACACGCCGGACGACCGGACCTTCATCGCCCCGGCGCTGACCTGGCGGCCGGACGCCGACACCGCCCTCACGGTCCTCGGCAAGTACGCCGAGTACCGCGGCGGCGGGTCGGAGCAGAGCCTGCCGATCGTCGGCTCGATCCTGCCGAGCGCGCGCGGCTTCTTCCCGCGCAGCCAGTTCGTCGGGCAGCCGAACTTCAACACCGGCCTCCTGGAGAACAAGGAGATCGGCTACATCCTCGACCACAGCTTCGCGCCGGGATGGCTGCTGCACTCCGCCTTCCGGGCCTACGAGACCACCTCGAAATTCGACGCGGTCGGCGCCAGCCCGGCCTTCACGCCGCCCGGCTTCCTGGCCGTCTCGGTCTTCCCGTACCTGCGCGACCAGTCGAGCCAGGGGCTCCTGACCGACAACTACGTCCAGGGACGCTTCGACACCTGGGACATCCAGCACGACGTCGTCTTCGGCGTCGGCTTCCAGAACTACTATCGCCGCGACGCGCGGACCTTCCCGAACGGCTACCCGACGAACGCCGCCAACCGCCTGATCGACCTGTACAATCCGGTCTACAACCTCGGCATCGCCTTCCCGCAGCGGACGAACGTCTCGACCCGGGCGCTGCAGCAGCAGACGGGCGCCTACGTTCAGGACCAGATGAAGTGGAACGGCTTCATCCTCACGGGCAGCCTGCGCAACGACTGGGTCGACCAGCAGGTCCGAACCACCTTCAACTTCCCGAACCTGCCGGTCGCGACCCTCAACCGGACGACGGTCGACAACCAGAACTTCTCGGCCCTGAGCTACCGGGCCGCCCTGGGCTACGAGTTCGCCGCCGGA
This portion of the Methylobacterium sp. NMS14P genome encodes:
- a CDS encoding TonB-dependent siderophore receptor, translated to MAVWDLGGALGGALGGTWRGAVLASASLIAIGQASAAQERSITPTFVRAGERLNIVPVATGDAAPPRALSARRVRLSIAPGPLEPALASLIAQTGLSLAYRTALTENLATRGVEGDVLPLEALTRLLDGTGLTYRAAKHATITLVNPRYAQASLPPGDSNAPTPVGAAAASVTLDELSVEAQQPTFGTTGFVATRSTASSKGNDSILETPATVSVITRDELNVRGVQDVNLAVAYTPNVQAVDYPGGQGGPTFTLRGFNANNFDSVYEDGLRYGFNSFDQNIEPYAYERIDVVKGPISVLYGQGQPGGIINLVSKRPTFVPFNEVFIQGGNYGRVQAGFDLSGPVEGAPQFAYRVTGLVRSADSQVRYTPDDRTFIAPALTWRPDADTALTVLGKYAEYRGGGSEQSLPIVGSILPSARGFFPRSQFVGQPNFNTGLLENKEIGYILDHSFAPGWLLHSAFRAYETTSKFDAVGASPAFTPPGFLAVSVFPYLRDQSSQGLLTDNYVQGRFDTWDIQHDVVFGVGFQNYYRRDARTFPNGYPTNAANRLIDLYNPVYNLGIAFPQRTNVSTRALQQQTGAYVQDQMKWNGFILTGSLRNDWVDQQVRTTFNFPNLPVATLNRTTVDNQNFSALSYRAALGYEFAAGIVPYAAYSTSFNPQIAGQRADGSALPPREASQIEGGVKWQPPGTNALVTASYFEITQTNIPLADTLNPGFFIVTGAAESRGFELEGKASLFDGFNLILGYAHLNTKVTRNATNPALVGNRLPNAPDNTLSLFADYTFPLNSPFAGFRAGAGVRYVGERTDATNVDRIPAYALVDASLNYDLAQLNPAWKGAVLSVNANNIFDQRYFTSGFYTGYVFEGFRRSVFGTLTYRW